One genomic segment of Erythrolamprus reginae isolate rEryReg1 chromosome 2, rEryReg1.hap1, whole genome shotgun sequence includes these proteins:
- the LOC139158390 gene encoding olfactory receptor 2G3-like — translation MNKETSWENSNQSYPGYFILLGMADRPRLEMLLFALVLTCYLMALLGNSTIIVVSRLDPSLHTPMYFFLSNLSLVDICFTTSLGPHILVNLWRKSKTISYSACVAQLYLSLSVGCTECVLLVVMAYDRYAAICHPLHYTTTMSYSRCITMAAASWISGFSHSLIHSVMVIRLPLCGPNQIDHFFCELPAILKLVCVDTSINEVLVLVGSALFLLVPVSLIMVSYGCIAAAVMKIRSSEGRKRAFNTCSSHLMVVWIFYGTSIFSYLLPRSSSFHDEVKLTSLFYAFVTTTLNPLIYTLRNKEVHKALQRLMKK, via the coding sequence ATGAACAAGGAAACCTCGTGGGAAAACAGCAACCAAAGTTACCCAGGATATTTCATCTTGCTAGGAATGGCTGACCGGCCACGCTTGGAGATGTTGCTCTTTGCCCTTGTCCTGACCTGCTACTTGATGGCACTCTTGGGCAACTCAACCATCATTGTGGTATCAAGATTAGATCCAAGCCTCCACACACCCATGTATTTCTTCCTCAGCAACCTTTCCTTAGTTGACATCTGTTTCACCACCAGCCTTGGGCCCCACATTTTGGTGAACCTCTGGCGAAAAAGCAAGACCATTTCTTACAGCGCCTGTGTAGCTCAGCtgtacctctctctttctgtagGCTGCACAGAGTGTGTATTGTTGGTTGTCATGGCCTATGATCGCTATGCCGCCATCTGTCATCCATTGCACTACACTACCACTATGAGTTACTCTCGGTGTATCACAATGGCTGCGGCCTCCTGGATAAGCGGCTTCagccattcattaattcattcagtgaTGGTTATAAGGCTTCCACTCTGTGGGCCAAATCAGATAGATCATTTCTTTTGTGAACTCCCTGCCATTCTTAAATTGGTTTGTGTTGACACTTCAATCAATGAAGTTTTGGTACTTGTGGGTAGTGCGCTGTTCCTCCTAGTACCAGTTAGTCTCATCATGGTCTCGTATGGCTGCATAGCAGCTGCGGTGATGAAGATCCGCTCATCTGAGGGCAGGAAGAGGGCCTTCAACACTTGTTCCTCCCACTTGATGGTAGTCTGGATCTTCTATGGCACATCCATCTTCAGTTATCTGCTGCCTCGCTCCTCCTCCTTCCATGATGAAGTCAAGCTAACTTCCCTTTTCTATGCCTTTGTCACCACCACGCTTAATCCACTGATCTACACTCTGAGGAACAAAGAGGTACACAAAGCTCTCCAAAGACTAATGAAGAAATAA